The genomic window TGCGATAACCACATATCCATTTGCCATATTTGGTGGAGATTGGCAAAATGCCATGGATGGAAAAAGTTATCCAACAAAAGGTGATACCATTATTGGCAATGATGTTTGGATAGGGCATGATGCTACCATTATGCCAGGAGTAACAATAGGAGATGGAGCTATTATTGCTACCAAATCTGTAGTAACTAAAGATGTTGAACCCTATTCTGTTGTGGGAGGAAATCCTGCAAAAGCTATACGAAAACGTTTTGATGACGATAAGATTAACCAGCTTTTAGAATTACAATGGTGGCATTGGAGTATTGAAAAGATTACTAAAAATGTACAGTTATTAACAGGCAATGACCTAGGCGAATTAATGGAATAATATTATGCCATTTGTTTCTTCATCAATTTATAAAAAAGCATTACAACTTGCCATAAGAGAAGGATTGTCAACTGAACTTCTTGGGGAAAATCATACATTAAATTTGACGGATGCTTATGTGCCTATGACATCACTTTTAGATGTGTATGAGCTTGCTGAAGACCACTTAGCACCAAATTTTGGGTTACGACAAGGAAAGCAACTAAATTCTAATGATTATGGCACTTTAGGCTTATCTTGGAAAACCTGTTTAGAGGCTATAGATGTTTTACGAAATGTTAAGCGTTACATGGTTTTAGTGACTAATGATGGAAGCATTAGCTTAAGTGAAAATGCGTCTACAATTACGTTAACTTTAGACCGTGACGTATATCGAAAAGGAGTCAAAACTACTATTGAGGTGCCTTTTGTTATGTTGCTTGAAGTTATAAATGAAGTAACAGGCAAAAAGATAATACCTCTAGAGGTGTGCTTTAAACATAGTATTTCTATGGTTGAAGATTTTGCTGAATATTTTGGATGTCCTGTACATTCAAATAGTAAAGAGAATGCTATAACTTTTGATGCGAAATCTCTGAATATAACTACCCTTAAAGCCGATCGATTTATCCATGATTTCATAACACAGCGCATGGAGGAGGAAAAGAAAAAGCTATCCGAAAAAGGGGATGAGCTTACCGAAGAAATCAATAAAATCCTCAAAGAATCCATGGCAAGTGGTATTCCGATTTTAGCTCAGATTGGTGGCTACTTAGGAATTAGTGGCCGAACGCTAAAGAGAAGACTTTCTGAACGCAACTTAACGTTTAGAGATTTAGTCCAAAAGA from Winogradskyella sp. MH6 includes these protein-coding regions:
- a CDS encoding CatB-related O-acetyltransferase; translated protein: MKIPDANTTFPLEHYNKLCYLKNIIKNPNIIVGDYTYYDDFEDVQNFENNVKYHFDFIGDKLIIGKFCMIASGVTFIMNGGNHLTDAITTYPFAIFGGDWQNAMDGKSYPTKGDTIIGNDVWIGHDATIMPGVTIGDGAIIATKSVVTKDVEPYSVVGGNPAKAIRKRFDDDKINQLLELQWWHWSIEKITKNVQLLTGNDLGELME
- a CDS encoding AraC family transcriptional regulator, translating into MPFVSSSIYKKALQLAIREGLSTELLGENHTLNLTDAYVPMTSLLDVYELAEDHLAPNFGLRQGKQLNSNDYGTLGLSWKTCLEAIDVLRNVKRYMVLVTNDGSISLSENASTITLTLDRDVYRKGVKTTIEVPFVMLLEVINEVTGKKIIPLEVCFKHSISMVEDFAEYFGCPVHSNSKENAITFDAKSLNITTLKADRFIHDFITQRMEEEKKKLSEKGDELTEEINKILKESMASGIPILAQIGGYLGISGRTLKRRLSERNLTFRDLVQKNREETAIQLLSQTSQSIGEIAFLTGFSEQSAFNRAFKKWTGQTPNDYRKTL